The Brachyhypopomus gauderio isolate BG-103 chromosome 7, BGAUD_0.2, whole genome shotgun sequence genome has a window encoding:
- the LOC143519145 gene encoding uncharacterized protein LOC143519145 yields the protein MSSVLWVCLLCVQGCLLTYALDCADTGSDCDPGALGSVKLRVRRHSEAERERGAHLNQVNRPGTFSAKGHPNTLIQTDRSRRHLNSNKKKQPYSRKSRFGTYSLLSHNLATSLQVVRARQFSADAGTRHIPPLQAVKQRDRRSVTRKKSTKAAVCS from the exons ATGAGCTCTGTGCTGTGGgtctgtctgctgtgtgtgcagGGCTGCCTGCTCACGTACGCTCTCGACTGCGCCGACACCGGCAGCGACTGTGACCCCGGGGCGCTAGGCAGCGTTAAG TTGAGGGTCCGGAGACactctgaggcagagagagagagaggagctcaTCTCAACCAAGTCAACCGGCCAGGGACCTTCTCAGCCAAGGGCCATCCAAACACCCtcattcag ACTGACAGGTCGAGGCGTCATCTAAACAGCAACAAAAAGAAACAACCGTATAGCCGCAAATCACGCTTTGGCACCTACTCCCTGCTCAGCCACAACCTGGCCACCTCTCTGCAG GTAGTGAGAGCCAGGCAGTTCTCTGCGGACGCTGGCACCAGACACATCCCCCCATTACAG GCAGtgaagcagagagacagaagaagtGTGACCCGGAAGAAGAGCACGAAGGCAGCGGTCTGCTCGTGA